A region of Streptomyces deccanensis DNA encodes the following proteins:
- a CDS encoding SGNH/GDSL hydrolase family protein, with amino-acid sequence MRALRFVALGDSLTEGVGDPVEGGWRGWAALLAEGLRADVGPGGGADARPGRGPDGGPGGGSGVGLHAGSGPGLHAWPGAGPTVEFTNLAVSGSQTRDVLERQLSAALDLRPDIASVVIGVNDTLRCTFDIHAVTARLDAVYAALRERGAVLLTACLPDPGAMLGLPGALARPLARRQRAVNTVVHALSERHGAVHLHASEGAWLTDRAMWSADRLHPGERGHRQLALRFHALLTEAGIATGPAPSAEPEFEAPGRAAGFWWLATAGTGWVARRCTDLLPQLLALAAAEVRHKARGTSARLDLSASHAVASALAALSAPEQRPEVA; translated from the coding sequence ATGAGAGCCCTGCGGTTCGTGGCCCTCGGCGACTCCCTCACCGAGGGCGTGGGCGACCCCGTCGAAGGCGGCTGGCGGGGCTGGGCCGCGCTGCTCGCCGAAGGGCTCCGAGCGGACGTGGGGCCGGGCGGTGGGGCGGATGCGAGGCCGGGCCGTGGGCCGGATGGGGGGCCGGGCGGCGGGTCGGGGGTGGGGCTGCACGCGGGGTCGGGCCCGGGGCTGCATGCGTGGCCGGGCGCCGGGCCCACCGTGGAGTTCACCAACCTGGCCGTCAGCGGCTCCCAGACGCGTGACGTCCTGGAGCGGCAGCTGTCCGCCGCGCTCGACCTCCGCCCGGACATCGCCTCGGTCGTCATCGGCGTCAACGACACCCTGCGGTGCACCTTCGACATCCACGCCGTCACCGCTCGCCTCGACGCCGTCTACGCGGCGCTCCGGGAGCGCGGAGCGGTGCTGCTCACCGCCTGTCTGCCCGATCCCGGGGCGATGCTCGGTCTGCCGGGGGCGCTCGCCAGGCCCCTCGCCCGGCGGCAGCGGGCCGTCAACACCGTCGTGCACGCCCTGTCCGAGCGCCACGGAGCCGTCCATCTGCACGCTTCGGAGGGCGCCTGGCTGACGGACCGCGCGATGTGGAGCGCGGACCGGTTGCACCCCGGCGAACGGGGACACCGGCAGCTCGCCCTCCGCTTCCACGCCCTGCTCACCGAGGCGGGCATCGCCACGGGCCCGGCGCCCTCCGCCGAGCCCGAGTTCGAGGCGCCGGGCCGCGCCGCCGGCTTCTGGTGGCTGGCCACCGCGGGCACGGGCTGGGTGGCCCGGCGCTGCACCGACCTGCTCCCGCAGCTCCTGGCCCTCGCCGCCGCCGAGGTACGCCACAAGGCGCGCGGCACCAGCGCCCGGCTGGACCTGTCCGCCTCCCACGCGGTCGCGTCGGCCCTGGCCGCGCTGTCCGCCCCCGAGCAACGGCCGGAGGTGGCGTGA
- a CDS encoding glycosyltransferase gives MTGNAVEGAPRDGARTGLRIVRLANFVAPSSGGLRIALRELGRGYEAAGHESVLIVPGERYTDRATEQGRVITLPGPLLPGTGGYRVLMDKGRVAGLLESLGPDRLEVSDRTTLRWTGKWARRARVRAVMVSHETADGVLRTWGLSEGMARRASDALNVRTAHTYSRVVCTTEFAEREFVRIGARNVVRAPLGVDLVGRHPALRDPGLRERHAREDEVLLVMCSRLSVEKRPGTALDALEALLRRGRRAVLVVAGDGPLRGRLEQRAKGLPVTFLGHVGDRETLGALQASADVALAPGPAETFGLAALEAMACGTPVVASSSSALPEVIGSAGATAADNGESFADAVELLLDRTEGERREAARARAECFGWQTAVDAFLTAHDATVGRPVREGVG, from the coding sequence ATGACCGGGAACGCTGTCGAGGGAGCACCGAGGGACGGTGCCCGGACCGGGCTGCGGATCGTGCGGCTCGCCAACTTCGTCGCCCCCTCCTCGGGCGGACTGCGGATCGCGCTGCGGGAACTGGGCAGGGGATACGAGGCGGCCGGGCACGAGTCGGTACTGATCGTGCCCGGCGAGCGGTACACCGACCGCGCGACCGAGCAGGGCCGGGTGATCACCCTGCCAGGACCGCTGCTGCCGGGCACCGGCGGCTACCGGGTCCTCATGGACAAGGGGCGGGTGGCCGGCCTCCTGGAGTCGCTGGGGCCCGACCGGCTGGAGGTCTCCGACCGCACCACGCTGCGCTGGACGGGGAAGTGGGCGCGGCGGGCCAGGGTGCGCGCGGTGATGGTCTCGCACGAGACCGCCGACGGGGTCCTGCGGACCTGGGGGCTGTCCGAGGGCATGGCCCGACGGGCCTCGGACGCCCTCAACGTCCGTACCGCCCACACCTACTCGCGAGTGGTGTGCACCACCGAGTTCGCCGAACGGGAGTTCGTGCGGATCGGGGCGCGCAACGTCGTCCGGGCCCCCCTGGGCGTCGACCTCGTGGGACGGCACCCTGCCCTGCGCGACCCGGGGCTGCGGGAGCGGCACGCGCGCGAGGACGAGGTCCTGCTGGTGATGTGCTCCCGGCTGTCCGTGGAGAAGCGGCCGGGCACGGCCCTCGACGCCCTGGAGGCGCTGCTGCGGCGCGGACGGCGGGCCGTGCTGGTCGTCGCCGGTGACGGCCCGCTGCGCGGCAGGCTCGAACAGCGGGCCAAGGGGCTGCCGGTGACCTTCCTCGGGCACGTGGGCGACCGCGAGACGCTGGGCGCCCTGCAGGCCTCCGCCGACGTCGCCCTGGCCCCCGGGCCCGCCGAGACGTTCGGGCTGGCCGCACTGGAGGCCATGGCCTGCGGTACCCCCGTGGTGGCCAGCTCCTCCTCGGCGCTGCCGGAGGTCATCGGCTCGGCAGGCGCCACGGCGGCCGACAACGGGGAGTCCTTCGCGGACGCCGTCGAACTGCTGCTGGACCGCACCGAGGGCGAGCGCAGGGAGGCGGCACGCGCGCGTGCCGAGTGCTTCGGCTGGCAGACCGCGGTGGACGCCTTCCTCACCGCGCACGACGCGACCGTCGGGCGCCCGGTGCGGGAGGGCGTGGGATGA
- a CDS encoding glycosyltransferase family 4 protein yields MRVVIVTESFPPDVNGVAHCALQTARHLVARGHAPLVVAPATAQGTGAGADLQAPCPVVRVPSLPLPGYPQVRVALPSRRVAAAIVEHRADIVHLASPFVLGVRGMAAAARLGVPAVAIYQTDLAGYARTYVHAGEAAAWRRIRSVHAAADRTLAPSSAALRDLEAHGVPRVSLWPRGVDTVRFRPELRDEALRRELAPNGELIVGYVGRLAPEKQIELLAGVCGLEGVRVVVVGDGPSEPGLREALPGAVFLGRRTGDELARIFASFDVFAHTGPFETFCQTVQEAMASGVPVVAPAAGGPLDLVAHGRTGLLVPPRDAAAVRDAVWSLAADPALRAAYGAAGRAMVEGRTWAAVGDQLIGHYADVLTARTAVAA; encoded by the coding sequence ATGCGTGTCGTCATAGTGACCGAGTCCTTTCCCCCCGATGTGAACGGCGTGGCCCACTGCGCCCTGCAGACCGCGCGGCACCTCGTCGCGCGGGGGCACGCCCCGCTCGTCGTGGCCCCGGCCACCGCCCAGGGAACCGGAGCCGGAGCCGACCTCCAGGCACCGTGCCCCGTCGTCCGCGTCCCCTCCCTCCCGCTCCCGGGCTATCCCCAGGTCCGCGTCGCCCTGCCCAGCCGCAGGGTCGCCGCGGCGATCGTCGAGCACCGGGCCGACATCGTCCACCTGGCCAGCCCCTTCGTCCTCGGCGTGCGCGGCATGGCGGCCGCCGCCCGGCTCGGTGTGCCCGCCGTCGCCATCTACCAGACCGACCTCGCGGGATACGCCCGCACCTACGTCCACGCCGGTGAGGCGGCGGCCTGGCGGCGCATCCGCTCCGTGCACGCCGCAGCCGACCGCACCCTCGCCCCGTCCAGCGCGGCCCTGCGCGACCTGGAGGCACACGGTGTGCCCCGCGTGAGCCTGTGGCCGCGCGGCGTCGACACCGTCCGGTTCCGCCCCGAGCTGCGCGACGAGGCCCTGCGCCGCGAACTGGCGCCGAACGGTGAGCTGATCGTCGGCTACGTCGGCCGTCTCGCCCCCGAGAAGCAGATCGAACTGCTCGCGGGTGTGTGCGGGCTGGAGGGAGTGCGGGTCGTCGTCGTGGGCGACGGGCCGAGCGAACCGGGGCTGCGCGAAGCCCTGCCGGGAGCCGTCTTCCTGGGGCGCCGCACCGGCGACGAACTCGCGCGGATCTTCGCCTCGTTCGACGTCTTCGCCCACACCGGCCCCTTCGAGACCTTCTGCCAGACCGTGCAGGAGGCCATGGCCAGCGGGGTGCCCGTGGTGGCGCCCGCCGCCGGGGGCCCGCTGGACCTCGTCGCCCACGGGCGCACGGGGCTCCTGGTCCCGCCGCGCGACGCGGCCGCCGTACGCGACGCCGTGTGGTCGCTCGCCGCCGACCCGGCACTGCGGGCCGCCTACGGGGCCGCCGGACGGGCCATGGTCGAAGGGCGCACCTGGGCGGCCGTCGGCGACCAGCTCATCGGGCACTACGCCGACGTGCTGACGGCGCGGACGGCGGTGGCGGCATGA
- a CDS encoding HEAT repeat domain-containing protein has product MFEPVIAPSGTLLGLLQRGRGDGTLHALTAPRAEALAALNHCVLSDPRHDWQVENRSLYYARLYLDLSGELDEIERHLFDAEDVLDTDESRTGLALAVLGHLASYGRRDALALLRRYAAVGTSWAWALDELALRDDDEGLRSLAEPVLARFATDPEGEAELAAAVRDAFEPRPWRLWADDPREAIATRVRAAHETGCFDRWQRQMRPSGPRPGWSVAAVFEWAQQGIERGAVLHVPAARCLTAVAGPEDRPEILAAARSGDDGARCTALRYLADGNDPDALDLIEGAVTDGTTMVVEAAVDAFERMRSMAAVDRARGWVHRPDPLGAAAGRMLACLGGTKDSDLVLGALREAVRGEGPDAQTLWTLVDGAGRLGIVCAAPVLRHIYRETASSHLRGRAARALAATDPSFAAGFAVECLWDCEETTREIAARHAETGDARVVDQLRRLAADPAEEAEVQTAVRSRIGPDMPAM; this is encoded by the coding sequence ATGTTCGAACCGGTCATAGCGCCCAGCGGTACGCTGCTCGGCCTGCTGCAGCGGGGCCGCGGCGACGGCACCCTGCACGCGCTCACCGCCCCGCGGGCCGAGGCGCTCGCGGCACTGAACCACTGTGTGCTGAGCGACCCCCGCCACGACTGGCAGGTGGAGAACCGCTCCCTGTACTACGCCCGTCTCTACCTCGACCTGAGCGGCGAGCTCGACGAGATCGAGCGGCACCTCTTCGACGCCGAGGACGTGCTCGACACCGACGAGTCGCGCACGGGCCTGGCCCTCGCGGTCCTCGGGCACCTCGCCTCGTACGGCAGGCGGGACGCCCTCGCCCTGCTGCGCAGGTACGCCGCCGTGGGCACCAGCTGGGCCTGGGCCCTGGACGAGCTGGCCCTCCGGGACGACGACGAGGGACTGCGCTCCCTCGCCGAACCCGTCCTGGCCCGTTTCGCCACGGATCCGGAGGGCGAGGCCGAGCTGGCCGCCGCCGTCCGTGACGCCTTCGAACCCCGGCCCTGGCGGCTGTGGGCCGACGATCCCCGTGAGGCGATCGCCACCCGTGTGCGGGCCGCCCACGAGACCGGCTGTTTCGACCGCTGGCAGCGGCAGATGCGACCGAGCGGGCCCCGGCCCGGATGGAGCGTCGCGGCCGTGTTCGAGTGGGCCCAGCAGGGCATCGAACGCGGAGCCGTCCTCCATGTGCCGGCCGCCCGGTGTCTGACCGCCGTCGCCGGCCCCGAGGACCGGCCCGAGATCCTCGCCGCCGCCCGCTCGGGCGACGACGGCGCCCGCTGCACCGCCTTGCGCTACCTCGCCGACGGCAACGATCCCGACGCCCTCGACCTGATCGAGGGCGCCGTGACCGACGGCACGACGATGGTCGTGGAGGCCGCCGTCGACGCCTTCGAACGGATGCGCAGCATGGCCGCCGTCGACCGGGCACGCGGCTGGGTGCACCGGCCCGACCCCCTCGGCGCCGCCGCGGGACGCATGCTCGCCTGTCTCGGCGGGACCAAGGACAGCGACCTGGTGCTGGGCGCGCTGCGCGAGGCCGTACGCGGCGAAGGACCGGACGCGCAGACCCTGTGGACGCTCGTCGACGGCGCCGGACGCCTCGGCATCGTCTGCGCCGCGCCCGTCCTGCGCCACATCTACCGTGAGACCGCCTCCTCCCACCTCCGCGGCCGCGCCGCCCGCGCACTCGCCGCCACCGACCCCTCCTTCGCGGCCGGCTTCGCCGTCGAATGCCTCTGGGACTGCGAGGAGACCACCCGCGAGATCGCCGCCCGGCACGCCGAGACGGGAGACGCGCGCGTCGTCGACCAACTCCGCAGGCTCGCCGCCGACCCGGCCGAGGAGGCCGAGGTCCAGACAGCCGTACGCAGCCGAATCGGTCCTGACATGCCCGCAATGTGA
- a CDS encoding ankyrin repeat domain-containing protein: MSEAPDPAVVELATKIFDLARRGETEALVGYVDAGVPADLTNDRGDSLVMLAAYHGHADAVRELLARGGEADRVNDRGQTPLAGAVFKGEESVIRVLLEAGADPAAGTPNAVDTARMFGKTELLELFAAH; the protein is encoded by the coding sequence ATGAGCGAAGCCCCCGACCCGGCGGTCGTGGAGCTGGCGACCAAGATCTTCGATCTGGCCCGTAGGGGCGAGACCGAGGCGCTCGTGGGGTACGTCGACGCGGGCGTGCCGGCCGACCTCACCAACGACCGCGGCGACTCGCTCGTGATGCTCGCCGCGTACCACGGTCACGCCGACGCCGTACGGGAGCTCCTGGCCCGTGGCGGGGAGGCGGACCGGGTCAACGACCGCGGTCAGACTCCCCTCGCCGGGGCGGTTTTCAAGGGCGAGGAGAGCGTCATCCGGGTCCTCCTGGAGGCCGGGGCCGACCCGGCCGCGGGCACGCCGAACGCGGTCGACACCGCACGCATGTTCGGAAAGACGGAACTGCTCGAACTGTTCGCAGCACACTGA
- a CDS encoding ABC transporter ATP-binding protein, producing MARVPLPRILSTGGAHLARSRELARTAADGATDVLHPLITITRGLRRLVAAGRLRWAETPKDRRGSLLFLAASIVLVVTLVPYGPLLAVIALMAAAAWAGREGAVTEPAGPDESQTQRLRSLYEALVPSFSAAEDPEPLYTHGGAWDKAFPTYAFDGTGRVCHLLIRYPAYFPDGEAEARARVEQLLHTKAGRGREYRFTWDEEGNELTVAVLPPLATDITAQRFVTAPGETVLGFTDETQVQRTLPLSSGEEQRDVPPVVWRTGVRSTEPHLLAVGEPGSGTTTLLRSIALQALQHGDVVIVEGGGSGEYACLTGRDGVLAVESGLSGALASLEWASQETERRLIATNRARQAGHPPPDDIRRPLWLLLDRPSVLSHLAAAEGRTDPQSLLQIPLRHGRAVDVAVVITEQFDHLDSLTDAVRQHTRARVVLGPASPEQVETVLGAAPPTTPTPDMPPGRGYARLGPAPALRLQVPTTPDPYDDTTPEPHRQAVLDLLPPHTPAADAFTKAAPAET from the coding sequence GTGGCCCGGGTCCCCCTCCCCCGCATTCTGAGCACCGGTGGCGCGCACCTCGCCAGGAGCCGGGAGTTGGCCCGGACGGCGGCCGACGGCGCCACCGACGTCCTCCACCCGTTGATCACGATCACGCGTGGACTGCGCCGGCTGGTCGCCGCCGGCCGCCTCAGATGGGCCGAGACCCCGAAGGACCGTCGCGGGTCACTGCTCTTCCTGGCGGCCTCGATCGTCCTGGTCGTGACCCTGGTGCCGTACGGCCCGCTGCTCGCCGTCATCGCGCTGATGGCGGCGGCGGCGTGGGCGGGCCGCGAGGGCGCCGTCACCGAGCCGGCCGGCCCGGACGAGTCCCAGACCCAGCGCCTGCGCTCCCTCTACGAGGCGCTGGTCCCCTCCTTCTCGGCCGCGGAGGACCCCGAGCCGCTCTACACGCACGGCGGCGCCTGGGACAAGGCCTTCCCCACGTACGCGTTCGACGGCACTGGCCGCGTCTGCCATCTGCTGATCCGCTACCCGGCGTACTTCCCGGACGGCGAGGCCGAGGCCCGCGCACGCGTCGAGCAGTTGCTGCACACCAAGGCGGGCCGCGGCCGCGAGTACCGGTTCACCTGGGACGAGGAGGGCAACGAGCTCACCGTCGCCGTCCTCCCCCCGCTCGCCACCGACATCACCGCCCAGCGCTTCGTGACGGCACCGGGCGAGACGGTCCTCGGCTTCACCGACGAGACCCAGGTCCAGCGCACCCTTCCCCTGTCCTCCGGGGAGGAGCAGCGGGACGTGCCGCCGGTCGTCTGGCGCACCGGCGTCCGGTCCACCGAACCGCATCTGCTGGCCGTGGGCGAGCCCGGCAGCGGCACCACGACCCTGCTCCGCTCGATCGCCCTCCAGGCGCTCCAGCACGGCGACGTCGTCATCGTCGAGGGCGGCGGCAGCGGCGAGTACGCGTGTCTGACCGGCCGCGACGGCGTGCTCGCCGTGGAGAGCGGACTCTCCGGGGCCCTGGCGAGCCTGGAGTGGGCGTCCCAGGAGACGGAGCGCCGGCTGATCGCCACGAACCGGGCCCGGCAGGCGGGCCATCCCCCGCCGGACGACATCCGCCGGCCCCTCTGGCTCCTCCTCGACCGCCCGAGCGTGCTGTCCCACCTCGCCGCGGCCGAGGGCAGGACCGACCCGCAGTCCCTCCTGCAGATCCCCCTCAGACACGGCCGCGCGGTCGACGTCGCCGTCGTGATCACCGAACAGTTCGACCACCTGGACTCCCTCACGGACGCGGTACGTCAGCACACGCGCGCGCGTGTCGTCCTCGGTCCCGCCTCCCCCGAACAGGTGGAGACGGTCCTGGGCGCCGCGCCCCCCACCACGCCCACCCCGGACATGCCGCCGGGCCGCGGCTACGCCCGGCTGGGCCCGGCCCCCGCGCTCCGCCTCCAGGTCCCCACCACCCCGGACCCCTACGACGACACCACCCCGGAACCCCACCGCCAGGCAGTCCTGGACCTGCTCCCGCCCCACACACCCGCAGCGGACGCGTTCACGAAGGCGGCCCCGGCGGAGACGTGA
- a CDS encoding PLP-dependent aminotransferase family protein — translation MAQWTSAVGAAQLARLLTSQQERPAGPGTRRPPAYRALADGIRLLVLEGRVPVAARLPAERELALSLSVSRTTVAAAYEALRTEGFLESRRGAGSWTAVPAGKPLPARGLEPLPPEALGSMIDLGCAALPAPEPWLTRAVQGALEELPPYAHTHGDYPAGLPALRSMLAERYTARGIPTMPEQIMVTTGAMGAMDAICHLFAGRGERIAVESPSYANILQLMREAGARLVPVAMADGLAGWDMDRWRQVLRDAAPRLAYVVADFHNPTGALADEDRRRGLVDAARGAGTVLVADETMSELWLDDDVEMPRPVCAFDPAGSTVITVGSASKAFWAGMRIGWVRAAPDVIRSLVAARAYADLGTPVLEQLAVNWLMSTGGWAQAVGVRREQARENRDDLVAAVRRELPDWEFSEPRGGLTLWVRTGGLSGSRLAEVGERVGVRVPSGPRFGVDGAFEGYVRLPFTVGGAVAEEAAVRLAAAARLVRDGASGGGEGPRTFVA, via the coding sequence ATGGCGCAGTGGACTTCGGCGGTCGGCGCGGCACAGCTCGCGCGGCTGCTCACCTCGCAGCAGGAGCGTCCCGCCGGCCCCGGCACGCGCCGCCCGCCCGCCTATCGCGCGCTCGCCGACGGGATCCGTCTGCTGGTGCTGGAGGGCCGGGTGCCCGTCGCCGCCCGGCTGCCCGCCGAGCGGGAGCTGGCGCTCTCCCTCTCCGTGAGCCGTACGACCGTGGCGGCGGCCTACGAGGCGCTGCGCACGGAGGGGTTCCTGGAGTCCCGGCGGGGAGCGGGCAGCTGGACCGCCGTACCGGCGGGGAAGCCGTTGCCCGCGCGCGGCCTGGAGCCGCTGCCGCCCGAGGCGCTCGGCTCGATGATCGACCTGGGCTGCGCGGCCCTGCCCGCGCCGGAGCCCTGGCTCACCCGGGCCGTGCAGGGCGCCTTGGAGGAACTGCCGCCCTACGCCCACACGCACGGCGACTACCCGGCCGGGCTGCCCGCCCTGCGCTCCATGCTCGCCGAGCGGTACACCGCGCGCGGCATCCCGACGATGCCCGAGCAGATCATGGTGACCACCGGAGCCATGGGGGCCATGGACGCCATCTGCCATCTCTTCGCGGGGCGCGGTGAGCGGATCGCGGTGGAGTCGCCGTCGTACGCGAACATCCTGCAGCTGATGCGGGAGGCGGGCGCGCGGCTGGTGCCGGTCGCCATGGCGGACGGGCTCGCCGGGTGGGACATGGACCGGTGGCGGCAGGTGCTGCGGGACGCGGCGCCCCGACTGGCGTACGTCGTCGCCGACTTCCACAACCCGACCGGGGCGCTCGCCGACGAGGACCGCAGGCGTGGGCTCGTCGACGCGGCTCGGGGCGCCGGGACGGTGCTGGTCGCCGACGAGACGATGAGCGAGCTGTGGCTCGACGACGACGTGGAGATGCCGCGGCCCGTGTGCGCGTTCGATCCGGCGGGGTCCACGGTGATCACGGTCGGGTCGGCCAGCAAGGCGTTCTGGGCGGGCATGCGGATCGGCTGGGTGCGGGCGGCGCCGGATGTGATCCGGAGTCTGGTCGCGGCTCGGGCGTACGCGGACCTGGGGACGCCGGTGTTGGAGCAGTTGGCCGTGAACTGGCTGATGAGTACGGGGGGTTGGGCGCAGGCCGTGGGGGTGCGGCGGGAGCAGGCCCGGGAGAACCGGGACGACCTGGTGGCCGCCGTGCGTCGGGAGCTGCCGGACTGGGAGTTCTCGGAGCCCCGGGGTGGGTTGACGCTGTGGGTCCGCACCGGGGGACTCTCGGGGTCGAGGCTCGCCGAGGTGGGGGAACGGGTGGGGGTCCGTGTGCCGTCCGGGCCCCGGTTCGGGGTGGACGGGGCGTTCGAGGGGTATGTGCGGCTGCCGTTCACGGTGGGGGGAGCGGTGGCCGAGGAGGCGGCGGTGCGGTTGGCGGCGGCGGCGCGGTTGGTGCGGGACGGGGCGTCGGGTGGGGGCGAGGGGCCGCGGACCTTCGTGGCGTGA
- a CDS encoding YczE/YyaS/YitT family protein — protein MRQATGTTRGDILSARHEPRHEPPHGLRRHTGRRLVQLYTGLALYGASSALLVRSGLGLEPWNVLHQGLAELTGLTIGVVSIAVGAVVLLLWIPLRQRPGLGTVSNVFVVGIAMDATLTLVPEAHSMAVRISLLAAGVVLNGAATGLYIAARFGPGPRDGLMTGLHRRTGRSLRLMRTAVEVAVLATGFALGGTVGVGTLLYALCIGPLAQFFLRVFAVPSGSGSTVVATGPSKRAILPG, from the coding sequence ATGCGTCAGGCCACCGGCACCACCAGGGGGGACATCTTGTCCGCACGCCACGAACCACGACACGAGCCACCACACGGACTCCGGAGGCACACGGGCCGCCGGCTGGTCCAGCTCTACACCGGTCTCGCGCTGTACGGCGCCAGCTCGGCGCTCCTCGTACGCTCGGGTCTCGGCCTGGAGCCGTGGAACGTGCTGCACCAGGGCCTGGCGGAGCTGACCGGGCTGACCATCGGGGTGGTGTCGATCGCCGTGGGCGCGGTGGTGCTGCTCCTGTGGATCCCGCTCCGGCAGCGCCCTGGTCTCGGCACGGTCTCCAACGTCTTCGTGGTGGGCATCGCGATGGACGCCACCCTGACGCTGGTGCCGGAGGCGCACTCCATGGCCGTACGGATCTCCCTGCTGGCCGCCGGGGTCGTGCTGAACGGCGCGGCGACCGGCCTCTACATCGCGGCCCGCTTCGGTCCGGGCCCGCGTGACGGCCTGATGACGGGGCTGCACCGGCGCACCGGCCGCTCGCTGAGGCTGATGCGGACGGCCGTGGAGGTGGCGGTGCTGGCGACCGGCTTCGCCCTCGGCGGCACGGTCGGGGTGGGCACCCTGCTCTACGCCCTCTGCATCGGTCCCCTCGCCCAGTTCTTCCTTCGGGTGTTCGCCGTGC